The genomic DNA ttttttcttttcaattacaaattaaaaaaaaaaatgtttatcttATAAATAACGACGCAACATCGAGATCTATgacaaagaattttttttatatagatataactttttttttctttgatcttcttaaagtcctaaaagagtaaaaagcttcgtttttaatatcattattaaaaaaaaaaaaaatctctaaccaattaaattattacatataaatctttttttttgctatatatatctctaaacaaattataaattgtaatcGTAAATttctaaaaccctaattaagGTAACAACGTAGACCAGACGAAGTCAGaggctttttcttctctctttcaacttatttctcttttgtcttcttcgGTACTTGTTTACTCTGTTTAggtcttgtttttgtgttcttcttcgaTCAATTCGTGAATTTTCTTGATGATCCGTCGTTGAATTCTAGCTGACGCAGCTGATTaggatatattttgttatagtaCCAATCCAGGTTCAAAACTCCAAAACTatgggttttatttttttaatggggTGATTTCGTAGCATAATCTTAAGCATAAATCCGACATTAATTGAAGGTTTTGCTTTGGCTATCgcactttttttatatatatatatatatatatatatataagctttaATTATGGAATCGAGTATTTTGATTAGATTCAGGTTGATCCGttgatttttttcattgtaAGACTCTTTAATCCAATTACACTTAGTGTATACCTTGTGAAACAAGctaaaatattatcaatatttttcGTTGTTCGTTTATGGTTGTACGTAGTGACAGTATTGCATGATCCTGACATGTTGATTGAATTGGTGTAGGGAATATTCGTAATCTGGATTAAGCTGCAGCAGCCATCGTGTAAAAGTAGAACGAGCTTGATGATGCCAAGGTTTCCTGAGAATGATGAGCCTGGTGATGACTCAGAGAATTACGATGAGCTCATTCGTAACTGGTTGAGTAGTCTAGGAAAGCCGAGTGGTACTGTTGTTGCAtctgatcatgatgatgacGTCCAGTATCTTGGAACTAGAAAAGCTCAGCCAGATCAAAGCGGAAACGAAGTGCGAAAGCGGCGGAGGTCTGGTCCTGGTTCTTGGGGAGATTCGGTTCGTGATCTTGATCCCTTTCCCCGCTCGGCTTACCCTCCTGGACCTTATGGCGTAACGAAGCAAGATGTGATGAACAATCCTCCTTTGGATACTAGCAAACGTGTGAAGCTAGCGAAAAAGTTTGTACGTGTTTCTACTTTCGAGGATTTGTTTTCGCCCAACGAAGAAATGGTTGAGATCGAGGAGAGGAGGCTAGGAACTGCTGAGCTAGGAACTGATGTAGTTATTGTTGACCCGATGAGACTTGATGAAGGGACCACATCTGACACAGTGCATCTGAACCATGAGAAGTTGGGAGTTGGTGCAGAGCCGATGAGACGTGATGAAGGGACCACGTCTGTGGTTAATGCTGACATTGACACAGTCTCTCTGAATCATGAGGAGCTGGGATTTGGTGCTGATAATGTTGAGCCCAAGTCTCAGGTTAATGCTGACACTGTTGAGCAGATGAAATGTGCTGAAGGGACCATGCCTGAAGTTAATGTTGACACTGACACAGTGTCTTTGAACCATGAGAAGTTGGATACTGTTGAGCCAATGAATTGTGATGAAGGGACCAAGTCTGAGGTCAAAGGTGACACTGACACAGTGTCTTTGAACCATGAGAAGATGGGAGGTGGTGCAGAGCCGATGAAATATGATGAAGGGACCAGGTCTGAGATTAATGCTGACACTGACACAGTGTCTTTGAACCATGAGAAGATGGGAGGTGGTGCAGAGCCGATGAAATATGATGAAGGGACCAGGTCTGAGATTAATGCTGACACTGACACAGTGTCTTTGAACCATGAGAAGATGGGAGTTGGTGCTGTGCTTATGAAATGTGATGAAGGGACCAAGTCTGAGGTCGAAGCTGACACGACGTCTCTGCAAAAGCATAACAAGAGAGGTGTCTCAGTGATCGAACATTTCACAGATGAAGAGATAAAGTTGCATATAATGAATCTTCCGAAGCAAATTAGTATTAGTCAGGTAACTTATTTGAGCCTTATCATTGctttatgctttttgttttgttttgtgtatctttaaaattttgtttagttatttGTCCCACAGAGCACAATGTGTTACATCGAGGAGGAGTATGTGGAGGATAAAGATGGGGAATTATGCCAGTTGTGTGGCAATGACAGACTCCCGTTACCACCACCGCCAATATATTGCTTAATATGCAGCCGTCGTATCAAAGACGACGCTTCCTATTACACCCCCGGGGAAGAAGAGATAAAGGATGCGAACCTTAACTTCTGCAGTCCTTGTCGCACTGTCTGTGCAACCAAGTTCAAGTTAACATCTGGAATCACTATCTCAAAAGCCAATATGCTTATATCGAATAACCTTCAAAACCAATCTTTGGAGAAGGTAAAAAaactttatctctctctctccctctcgtAAATAATCTCTCATTTATTCATTGAAATATTATTACTAATTACATGTTGTTTGAGCAGTGGGTTCAATGTGGATCTTGTTACAAATGGCAACATGAAGTTTGTGGTCTCTACAATAAGGACAAGGACAAAGACAACACCAGAGAGTATATTTGTCCCATATGTTTACTAGAGGAGCGtaaaagtaacaacaacaacaacaacatgccAGTCAATGACAATACTAATATGGGAGCAAAAGATTTGCCTGAAACCATCCTCAGCTTCTTTCTAGAGCAAAGGCTAGCCAAGCGCCTTAAGGAAGAGAGATGCGAAACGGCAAAGGCTTTAGGGAAGGACGTTACGGATGTAAGAATTGATGTGGTTAATTTCTGCCATTTTGAGTTTTTCAgattcttattaatttataactcAAACTTGTTACATTTTTCTTTACAAGGTATCTGCACCAGAGGGTCTTACTCTCAGAGTTGTGTATTCCGCTGACAAAATCTCAACCGTCAACAAACCCTTAGCCGATTTGCTCCATAGAAAAAACTATCCTACTGAGTTCCCTTACAGATCAAAGGTGAGATGAGGATTGAatatttttaacctttttgattatgtatttttcaaacCTTAGATACAGTTTTGTCATTAAtgtttttgatatgttttcAGGTTATACTTCTGTTTCAGAAAGTGGAAGGAGTTGATATATGCATCTTTGCATTGTTTGTACAAGAGTTTGGTTCAGAATGTAGCCAACCTAACCAACGCAGCACATACATCGTATATCTCGATTCGGTCAAGTACTTTAGACCTGAGAGAGTAACACTAGCAGGAGAAGCTCTGAGAACTTTCGTTTATCATGAAATCTTGGTAATTAACAATCTCTTTTTTAAGTCATCATCTGTGCTTTAAATGCTTAATTAAAAAACCTAACtatatattattgacatttNNNNNNNNNNNNNNNNNNNNNNNNNNNNNNNNNNNNNNNNNNNNNNNNNNNNNNNNNNNNNNNNNNNNNNNNNNNNNNNNNNNNNNNNNNNNNNNNNNNNNNNNNNNNNNNNNNNNNNNNNNNNNNNNNNNNNNNNNNNNNNNNNNNNNNNNNNNNNNNNNNNNNNNNNNNNNNNNNNNNNNNNNNNNNNNNNNNNNNNNNNNNNNNNNNNNNNNNNNNNNNNNNNNNNNNNNNNNNNNNNNNNNNNNNNNNNNNNNNNNNNNNNNNNNNNNNNNNNNNNNNNNNNNNNNNNNNNNNNNNNNNNNNNNNNNNNNNNNNNNNNNNNNNNNNNNNNNNNNNNNNNNNNNNNNNNNNNNNNNNNNNNNNNNNNNNNNNNNNNNNNNNNNNNNNNNNNNNNNNNNNNNNNNNNNNNNNNNNNNNNNNNNNNNNNNNNNNNNNNNNNNNNNNNNNNNNNNNNNNNNNNNNNNNNNNNNNNNNNNNNNNNNNNNNNNNNNNNNNNNNNNNNNNNNNNNNNNNNNNNNNNNNNNNNNNNNNNNNNNNNNNNNNNNNNNNNNNNNNNNNNNNNNNNNNNNNNNNNNNNNNNNNNNNNNNNNNNNNNNNNNNNNNNNNNNNNNNNNNNNNNNNNNNNNNNNNNNNNNNNNNNNNNNNNNNNNNNNNNNNNNNNNNNNNNNNNNNNNNNNNNNNNNNNNNNNNNNNNNNNNNNNNNNNNNNNNNNNNNNNNNNNNNNNNNNNNNNNNNNNNNNNNNNNNNNNNNNNNNNNNNNNNNNNNNNNNNNNNNNNNNNNNNNNNNNNNNNNNNNNNNNNNNNNNNNNNNNNNNNNNNNNNNNNNNNNNNNNNNNNNNNNNNNNNNNNNNNNNNNNNNNNNNNNNNNNNNNNNNNNNNNNNNNNNNNNNNNNNNNNNNNNNNNNNNNNNNNNNNNNNNNNNNNNNNNNNNNNNNNNNNNNNNNNNNNNNNNNNNNNNNNNNNNNNNNNNNNNNNNNNNNNNNNNNNNNNNNNNNNNNNNNNNNNNNNNNNNNNNNNNNNNNNNNNNNNNNNNNNNNNNNNNNNNNNNNNNNNNNNNNNNNNNNNNNNNNNNNNNNNNNNNNNNNNAGGAGTAGACTACATTATGTACTCTCATCCTAAGACTCAGCAAACCCCCAACACTAAGAAGCTTCGCCAATGGTAAGTTCTCTTTTCACCACTTGATCCTGGTTTGGTCATTTGTGAGGAAATTGCATTTGATATAAACAACATTAATGTCAGGTATACGTCAATGCTTGAAAAAGCAGTTGAGCAGAAGGTGGTTGTGAAGACTACAAACTTGTATGACCGGTTCTTCGTTTCGAGAGAGGATCAATCTACCTGCGATATGAAAGCTGCGCGGTTGCCTTACTTTGAAGGATCTTTGTGGTCCAATAAAGCTGAGGCTATCCTTGAAGAAATCGAGAAACAAGGCAATAACGATTTGCACAATATGTTTAAATCGGTTactagaagaaaaataaaaagctacAAAAGTACGACTTGTGATTATGTTGATTCTGATGATTGCAAAAACATTCTCCTGATGGAAAAGgtatttataaactttttaacgttttgaatctttcttcttgttttggtaaCTTTTAGGCATGTTTAATTAATCTTCTaacaattctgttttttttttttgtgtagctTGAAAAGAGTGTACTCAAAAATAAGGAGGATTTGATGGTGGTAGAATTAAACTATTCATGCTCGCGTTGTTTGAAAGCCATAGTATCGGGATTGAGATGGTATTGCGGCAAGTGCAAGAATCTTCAACTGTGTGAAAGCTGCTATGATTCAAAACAAGAGCTTCCTGGTGAACACATATATGATGATACCaataacaaagagaagaagcatcAACTCTCAAAGGTTATTTATTACTTACCCTTCTTTAAATCATATAACGATTCTcttgtttagttaaaattttgtacTAACGTTAGGTTTGGTTTTCTTTACTTCCACAGCAACAGGTGAATGTCACAACTGTNNNNNNNNNNNNNNNNNNNNNNNNNNNNNNNNNNNNNNNNNNNNNNNNNNNNNNNNNNNNNNNNNNNNNNNNNNNNNNNNNNNNNNNNNNNNNNNNNNNNNNNNNNNNNNNNNNNNNNNNNNNNNNNNNNNNNNNNNNNNNNNNNNNNNNNNNNNNNNNNNNNNNNNNNNNNNNNNNNNNNNNNNNNNNNNNNNNNNNNNNNNNNNNNNNNNNNNNNNNNNNNNNNNNNNNNNNNNNNNNNNNNNNNNNNNNNNNNNNNNNNNNNNNNNNNNNNNNNNNNNNNNNNNNNNNNNNNNNNNNNNNNNNNNNNNNNNNNNNNNNNNNNNNNNNNNNNNNNNNNNNNNNNNNNNNNNNNNNNNNNNNNNNNNNNNNNNNNNNNNNNNNNNNNNNNNNNNNNNNNNNNNNNNNNNNNNNNNNNNNNNNNNNNNNNNNNNNNNNNNNNNNNNNNNNNNNNNNNNNNNNNNNNNNNNNNNNNNNNNNNNNNNNNNNNNNNNNNNNNNNNNNNNNNNNNNNNNNNNNNNNNNNNNNNNNNNNNNNNNNNNNNNNNNNNNNNNNNNNNNNNNNNNNNNNNNNNNNNNNNNNNNNNNNNNNNNNNNNNNNNNNNNNNNNNNNNNNNNNNNNNNNNNNNNNNNNNNNNNNNNNNNNNNNNNNNNNNNNNNNNNNNNNNNNNNNNNNNNNNNNNNNNNNNNNNNNNNNNNNNNNNNNNNNNNNNNNNNNNNNNNNNNNNNNNNNNNNNNNNNNNNNNNNNNNNNNNNNNNNNNNNNNNNNNNNNNNNNNNNNNNNNNNNNNNNNNNNNNNNNNNNNNNNNNNNNNTGCAAGAATCTTCAACTGTGTGAAAGCTGCTATGATTCAAAACAAGAGCTTCCTGGTGAACACATATATGATGATACCaataacaaagagaagaagcatcAACTCTCAAAGGTTATTTATTACTTACCCTTCTTTAAATCATATAACGATTCTcttgtttagttaaaattttgtacTAACGTTAGGTTTGGTTTTCTTTACTTCCACAGCAACAGGTGAATGTCACAACTGTGGATAATGATATCATTCTAGAAAACGAAATGTTCGATAGCAGACAAGCGTTCTTAGCTATTTCTCAAAAGGATAATTACATCTTCCACACGCTTCGACATGCTAAGTATTCTTCGATGATGATACTTCACAATCTTCACACCTCAACTAAGCTTCATCATCACTCTCAAAACTCTAGCGGTCTCACCTGCACGAACTGCAAGAAAGATGTTTCGACAAGTATCTACTTGCCTTGTTTGCTCTGTCCGGATTACCGAGCTTGCACTGGATGTTATACCGATAAAGAAACCGTTCGTCATCTTCATATTTTCCCAACACTCGCTTCAGCTAATGGAGTTCCCCCTAAAACCGTAATGGTAAGTAATATCTTGAAAGCAAatctgtttcttttggtttttttacttttgactTGTTTACCAACttgttactctctctctctctcctaggTTCTTGAGATACTGAAAGCATTGCAGCACGCATCTCTGTGCCAACCCACGGCCTCTAAAACGTGCTCATACCCGAAATGCAGAGAAGTTCAAGTATTGTTCATTCACAATGAACGATGCAAAATCCAAAAGATGGGAGTTCCTTGTAATATTTGCCGATTCAAAACCAAAGAGATGGGAGTTTCTTGTAAGAATTGCGGTTGTAAGACTTGCAATAGTTTGTCACAGATAGTAAAGATCCATGCGCACCATTGCCGAGATCTTAATTGCCCTGTACCAGGCTGCAGGTAGTTTTCCAATGCtctgtttatgatttttttcttgttaatctTCTCTGCAACTTCAGCTTTTTAACTTTGTATCTCTCATGTTCTCAGAGATATGAAGGAACTGTTGATTAAGAAGTATGGTGTAAAGTACTAAAGTGGAGTGAGTCAAAGGGACGAATTGTACATTGCATAGGTGTGCTATGATAGTGTCTAGACTAAAGAAGAATCTGTACTGATTAAAACCTGTCCTTAGATGAAAACTATTCGTTGTCAAGAGTGCTCAGACTcagttgttgtttattttttgtgaaGTGTTCAATAGAGAGAAAATAAGTTTGGTGTTGATAGGTTTTTTCCTATTTGTGTAATATAACGTCTGTTGTcagtcaacatatatatatatatatatatgtcattccTTTTGTGTAACATACCGCATATTTAAATGCGGAAAGTTGCATTCTCGTTTCAGTCTACCTATTTTCATATTCACTTGATCCTCAGTTACTGCAAATCTTCCATCTATCTAGACGAAGTGATGAGTCTTAATTCGTTTTAATAGGTAAGATGCCGTAGATAGCAAAGGACTTGGCTTTCATTTCATTTGAACGTTTTCTCGCAagtcacaaacaaaaacacataatcAAAGGATCAGATGCAAACACTTTGTTGTTACAAGTAGAACCACTctcataaaaatagttaaatcatCATCTAAAACATACCAAAAGAATTGAGAATTCTTGAAGCTAGAAAGAAAACACTACATTTTGGTGGAAAATATCCAAACAGAATTAACACAAACCTTCTACGTAGCTAAAGATAACAAAGCAAAACACTAATATTGTCAACAGATGAAGATtagctcttcatcatcatagGCGGAACTACATCCAGATTGGGCTACGTCGTCAGGAAAGTCCAAAGCTTCTTACCAATGGAGACTTTCCCGGGATGTTCTGCATCtgattcatcatcttcaccatccgAGTCAACCCTTTGGGGTGTTTTGTTCACATCTTCTTCGCTCATCGCCTCACTCTCACATGGTCTTTTGGGCGAACCAGCATCTGTATCTTGAGAGTCTGCTGTGGCTTCATGCTATTGAAACATACAATTGAAAGAAACAGATTTGTCAAGAAAGCAAATATCGAAAGAAggggtaaaaaaacaaaaaaaccagcTAACTTGTGAGAGCATATTATTACCTGCACCACATTTGTGCTTACTCCATTGTCACTAACAGCAACGTCTAATGATGCTGTGGCGGTGGTTTGAGCACAGTAAACCACCTCGTCTTGTTGCACTCCACTAGTCTCTTCGTTCTTCTTACTAAGTGTGGTTTCTCCAGTTACCCTAATAACCCAAAGTGTAACATTTATTAAACAGCCTGAATAAAGAGACGAACAAACAGCTGCAACACATTATCCTCAGCAACTGTTTTTGGGATTTGAAATTACCTTCTAGGTCGCCTGAGATTATATCTTTGTCCCACCACTTCTCCTTGCTGTTCTGATACAACCTTTTGCCGCCTCTTCCGCTGATGTGCTCCTCCGGTGACACTATCTGATTTTCCATCACTCTCGTTACCATCCTGCTCAGTAGTACAAGTTCTCAAAGAACCCACACGCCCACGTTTCCGTCCGTTCATTGAAGTTGCTTTATCAGCACGACCAGGTTCACCCGTGCTTCCATCAATTTCTTTAGCAGAGTCGTCAACATTTTCTGTTGAAACATTGGGTTCACATAGGTTTATAGATTCTCCATATATGGCTTTAGCTTCTCCTACAACATCTTTGACAGAGCGTGTTCTTCTGGTTCTGGCTTTCGCTTTCCCTCTCATGCGTGATTGACCCTCGACATTTTGATTGGAAAAAGAATCTGCAGCAACTTCTTGAGCCTTGCTGTTGATGTTGCTTTGATCACCGTCTGAGTTTACATTGGAGACT from Camelina sativa cultivar DH55 chromosome 7, Cs, whole genome shotgun sequence includes the following:
- the LOC104704692 gene encoding histone acetyltransferase HAC2-like, coding for MVGIFVIWIKLQQPSCKSRTSLMMPRFPENDEPGDDSENYDELIRNWLSSLGKPSGTVVASDHDDDVQYLGTRKAQPDQSGNEVRKRRRSGPGSWGDSVRDLDPFPRSAYPPGPYGVTKQDVMNNPPLDTSKRVKLAKKFVRVSTFEDLFSPNEEMVEIEERRLGTAELGTDVVIVDPMRLDEGTTSDTVHLNHEKLGVGAEPMRRDEGTTSVVNADIDTVSLNHEELGFGADNVEPKSQVNADTVEQMKCAEGTMPEVNVDTDTVSLNHEKLDTVEPMNCDEGTKSEVKGDTDTVSLNHEKMGGGAEPMKYDEGTRSEINADTDTVSLNHEKMGGGAEPMKYDEGTRSEINADTDTVSLNHEKMGVGAVLMKCDEGTKSEVEADTTSLQKHNKRGVSVIEHFTDEEIKLHIMNLPKQISISQSTMCYIEEEYVEDKDGELCQLCGNDRLPLPPPPIYCLICSRRIKDDASYYTPGEEEIKDANLNFCSPCRTVCATKFKLTSGITISKANMLISNNLQNQSLEKWVQCGSCYKWQHEVCGLYNKDKDKDNTREYICPICLLEERKSNNNNNNMPVNDNTNMGAKDLPETILSFFLEQRLAKRLKEERCETAKALGKDVTDVSAPEGLTLRVVYSADKISTVNKPLADLLHRKNYPTEFPYRSKVILLFQKVEGVDICIFALFVQEFGSECSQPNQRSTYIVYLDSVKYFRPERVTLAGEALRTFVYHEILVINNLFFKSSSVLXXXXXXXGVDYIMYSHPKTQQTPNTKKLRQWYTSMLEKAVEQKVVVKTTNLYDRFFVSREDQSTCDMKAARLPYFEGSLWSNKAEAILEEIEKQGNNDLHNMFKSVTRRKIKSYKSTTCDYVDSDDCKNILLMEKLEKSVLKNKEDLMVVELNYSCSRCLKAIVSGLRWYCGKCKNLQLCESCYDSKQELPGEHIYDDTNNKEKKHQLSKQQVNVTTVDNDIILENEMFDSRQAFLAISQKDNYIFHTLRHAKYSSMMILHNLHTSTKLHHHSQNSSGLTCTNCKKDVSTSIYLPCLLCPDYRACTGCYTDKETVRHLHIFPTLASANGVPPKTVMVLEILKALQHASLCQPTASKTCSYPKCREVQVLFIHNERCKIQKMGVPCNICRFKTKEMGVSCKNCGCKTCNSLSQIVKIHAHHCRDLNCPVPGCRDMKELLIKKYGVKY